The Bos indicus x Bos taurus breed Angus x Brahman F1 hybrid chromosome 3, Bos_hybrid_MaternalHap_v2.0, whole genome shotgun sequence genome includes a window with the following:
- the BTBD19 gene encoding BTB/POZ domain-containing protein 19 has protein sequence METPGLVVHGEAAPFSTALRSLVNNPLYSDVRFVVGQERQEVFAHRCLLACRCNFFQRLLSSEPGPGVPSPVVLSTVPAEAFLAVLEFLYTNSAKLQRHSVLEVLTAAVEYGLEELRELCLEFVVKALDVELVCEALQVAVTFGLGQLQERCVAFIEAHSQETLRTRGFLELSAPALLPLLRSDKLCVDEAELVLAARSWARVGAAVLERPVAEVAAPVVRELRLALLAPAELSALEEQNRREPLIPVEQIVEAWKCHALRRGDAARGTPCRRRRGTLPREHHRFLDLPFK, from the exons ATGGAGACCCCAGGACTGGTTGTGCATGGGGAGGCCGCGCCTTTTTCCACAGCACTCCGGAGCCTCGTCAACAACCCCTTATACAG TGATGTTCGCTTTGTGGTTGGTCAAGAACGGCAGGAGGTGTTTGCCCACCGGTGCTTGCTGGCGTGTAGATGCAACTTCTTCCAGCGACTTCTGAGCTCAGAGCCAGGCCCTGGGGTGCCTAGCCCTGTGGTGCTGAGTACCGTGCCAGCTGAGGCCTTCCTGGCAGTGCTGGAGTTTCTGTATACCAACAGTGCCAAGCTGCAACGCCACTCT GTGCTTGAGGTGTTGACAGCGGCTGTGGAGTATGGGCTGGAGGAACTTCGAGAG CTGTGCCTGGAGTTTGTGGTGAAGGCACTGGACGTGGAGCTGGTTTGCGAGGCCCTGCAG GTTGCTGTAACCTTTGGCCTGGGACAGCTGCAGGAGCGTTGTGTGGCTTTCATTGAGGCCCACAGCCAG GAGACCCTCCGGACCCGTGGTTTCCTGGAGCTGTCCGCGCCCGCGTTGCTGCCCCTGCTGCGTAGCGACAAGCTGTGTGTGGACGAGGCCGAGCTGGTCCTGGCAGCCCGGAGTTGGGCGCGCGTGGgcgcg GCGGTGCTAGAGCGGCCTGTGGCCGAGGTGGCGGCCCCGGTGGTGCGGGAGCTGAGACTGGCCTTGCTGGCTCCGGCAGAGCTGAGCGCCCTGGAAGAACAGAACCGGCGGGAGCCGCTCATCCCG GTGGAACAGATCGTGGAGGCGTGGAAGTGTCATGCTCTGCGGAGAGGGGATGCGGCCCGGGGCACCCCGTGCCGCCGCCGGAGGGGCACTCTGCCCCGGGAGCATCATCGCTTTTTGGATCTGCCCTTTAAGTGA
- the TCTEX1D4 gene encoding tctex1 domain-containing protein 4 gives MAGRPVAPGRQEEEEAKDHGLKLSAARPLGHLPSIDGTRPAGLGPASRRGSVLGPVLSFSRRNSLAGPSAGPGGRRPSLGPVPPLGSRVSFSGLPLAPARRMAPSYRTEPAPGERWETARAQQALEAALAEGLRDACYSGAEAGRLAQELCELVRRRLRELSPPRYKLVCSVVLGQRAGQGVRVVSRALWDAACDGLASAAVTNASLFAVATVHGLYCE, from the coding sequence ATGGCTGGCAGGCCTGTGGCCCCCGGacgccaggaggaggaggaggccaaaGATCATGGGCTGAAACTATCAGCAGCGCGGCCTCTAGGCCACCTGCCCAGCATTGATGGAACCCGACCAGCTGGCCTGGGCCCGGCCTCCCGCCGTGGCTCCGTGCTAGGTCCGGTCTTGTCCTTTTCACGCCGCAACTCACTGGCTGGGCCAAGTGCAGGCCCTGGGGGTCGACGCCCATCCCTGGGCCCCGTGCCCCCTCTAGGCTCGCGAGTCAGCTTCTCTGGCTTGCCCCTGGCACCCGCCCGCCGGATGGCACCCTCGTACCGCACGGAGCCAGCGCCGGGGGAGCGCTGGGAGACTGCGCGCGCACAGCAGGCCCTGGAGGCAGCGTTGGCCGAGGGACTGCGGGACGCATGCTACTCAGGCGCGGAGGCCGGGCGGCTGGCGCAGGAGCTGTGCGAGCTGGTGCGCAGGCGCCTGCGCGAGCTCAGCCCGCCGCGCTACAAGCTGGTGTGCAGCGTGGTGCTGGGGCAGCGCGCGGGCCAGGGCGTCCGCGTGGTCAGCCGCGCGCTCTGGGACGCCGCGTGCGACGGGTTGGCCTCGGCTGCCGTCACCAACGCCTCGCTCTTCGCCGTGGCCACGGTCCACGGACTCTACTGCGAGTGA
- the PLK3 gene encoding serine/threonine-protein kinase PLK3, whose protein sequence is MEPAAGLLSPRPFPRAAAPPAPPAGPGPPGSPKPGSEPEVLAETPAPDPGRLITDPRSGRTYFKGRLLGKGGFARCYEATDTETGNAYAVKVISQSRITKPHQREKILNEIELHRGLQHRHIVRFSHHFEDADNIYIFLELCSRKSLAHIWKARHTLLEPEVRYYLRQILSGLKYLHQRGILHRDLKLGNFFITENMELKMGDFGLATRLEPPEHRKKTICGTPNYVAPEVLQRQGHGPEADVWSLGCVMYTLLCGSPPFETVDLKETYRCIKQVHYTLPASLSLPARQLLAAILRASPQDRPSIDQILRHDFFTKGYTPDRLPVSSCVTVPDLTPLNPARILFVKVTKSLFGRKKNKNKNRPEERDEVSCLVNGLTRTSIGHQDARPEAPAASGPAPLSLVETAPEDSSPRGTLASSGDGFEEGLTVATVVESALCALRNCLAFMPPAEQNPAPLAQPEPLVWVSKWVDYSNKFGFGYQLSSRRVAVLFNNGTHMALSANRKTVHYNPTSTKHFSFSVGAVPRALQPQLGVLKYFASYMEQRLMKGGDLPSVEEVEVPVPPLLLQWVKTDQALLMLFSDGTIQVNFYGDHTKLILSGWEPLLVTFVARNRSACTYLASHLQQLGCSPDLRQRLHYALRLLRDRCPV, encoded by the exons ATGGAGCCCGCGGCCGGCTTATTGTCCCCGCGACCCTTCCCTCGTGCGGCCGCCCCGCCAGCGCCCCCGGCCGGACCCGGGCCGCCTGGAAGTCCCAAGCCTGGATCTGAGCCAGAGGTGCTGGCCGAGACTCCGGCACCGGACCCTGGGCGCCTCATCACCGACCCGCGGAGCGGCCGCACCTACTTCAAAGGCCGCCTGTTGGGCAAG GGGGGCTTTGCCCGCTGCTACGAGGCCACTGACACAGAGACCGGCAATGCCTACGCGGTCAAAGTCATCTCGCAGAGCCGCATTACCAAGCCGCATCAGCGTGAGAAG ATCCTAAACGAGATTGAGCTGCACCGCGGCCTGCAGCACCGCCACATCGTGCGTTTCTCGCACCACTTTGAGGATGCTGACAACATATACATTTTCCTGGAGCTCTGCAGCCGAAAG TCCCTGGCCCACATCTGGAAGGCCCGGCACACCCTGTTGGAGCCAGAGGTGCGCTACTACCTTCGGCAGATCCTTTCCGGACTCAAGTACTTGCACCAGCGGGGCATCTTGCACCGGGACCTCAAGCTAG GAAATTTTTTTATCACTGAAAACATGGAACTGAAGATGGGGGATTTTGGACTGGCAACCCGGTTGGAGCCCCCAGAGCATAGGAAGAA GACCATCTGTGGTACCCCCAACTATGTGGCCCCAGAAGTGCTGCAGAGACAGGGCCACGGCCCGGAGGCAGATGTGTGGTCCCTGGGCTGTGTCAT GTACACGCTGCTATGTGGGAGTCCCCCCTTTGAGACCGTTGACCTGAAGGAGACGTACCGCTGCATCAAGCAGGTTCACTACACGCTGCCTGCCAGCCTCTCATTGCCTGCCCGGCAGCTCCTGGCCGCCATCCTTCGAGCTTCACCCCAAGACCGCCCCTCAATTGACCAGATCCTGCGCCACGACTTCTTTACCAAG GGCTACACCCCGGACCGGCTCCCTGTCAGCAGCTGTGTGACAGTCCCAGACCTGACACCCCTTAACCCAGCTAGGATTCTGTTTGTCAAAGTTACCAAGAGCCTCTTTGGGAGAAAGAAGAATAAGA ATAAGAACCGTCCGGAGGAGCGGGACGAGGTCTCCTGTTTGGTGAATGGCCTCACTCGGACGTCCATCGGCCATCAGGATGCCAGGCCCGAG GCTCCAGCAGCTTCAGGTCCAGCCCCCCTCAGCCTGGTAGAGACAGCACCTGAAGACAGTTCACCCCGTGGGACGCTGGCAAGCAGTGGAGATG GGTTTGAAGAAGGTCTGACTGTGGCCACAGTGGTGGAGTCAGCCCTCTGTGCTCTGAGAAACTGCCTGGCCTTCATGCCCCCAG CTGAACAGAACCCAGCTCCCCTGGCACAACCAGAACCTCTGGTGTGGGTCAGCAAGTGGGTTGACTACTCcaacaagtttggctttgggtaTCAACTGTCCAGCCGCCGTGTGGCTGTGCTCTTCAACAACGGCACACACATGGCCCTGTCGGCCAACAGAAA GACTGTGCACTACAACCCCACCAGCACTAAGCACTTCTCCTTCTCTGTGGGTGCCGTGCCTCGGGCTCTGCAGCCTCAGCTGGGTGTCCTGAAGTATTTCGCCTCCTACATGGAGCAGCGCCTCATGAAG GGTGGAGATCTGCCCAGTGTGGAAGAGGTGGAGGTGCCTGTGCCCCCACTCCTACTGCAGTGGGTCAAGACCGATCAGGCCCTACTCATGCTCTTTAGTGATGGCACCATTCAG GTGAACTTCTACGGAGACCACACCAAGCTGATCCTCAGTGGCTGGGAGCCCCTCCTTGTGACTTTCGTGGCCCGCAATCGCAGTGCTTGTACTTACCTCGCTTCCCACCTTCAGCAGCTGGGCTGCTCCCCAGATCTGCGGCAGCGGCTTCACTATGCTCTGCGCCTGCTCCGGGACCGCTGCCCGGTCTAG